A region from the Candidatus Zixiibacteriota bacterium genome encodes:
- a CDS encoding PDZ domain-containing protein, protein MKRRSIQALILLSFFSIVLFTANISFAGDKAKYGPWIGVYVQQIDEDMEEAFNLSRSDGIVIVDVLDGSPAEEAGLRKRDIIVNFNGKNIDGSTPLRDFVLDTEAGDEVDVVYVRNGKEKTAVVKIGNRPKSSAPGESIIGYKGPGNYAYSFISEPSGYIGVGIMDLNDQLGEYFGVEDGEGVLVTEVQDDSPAQVAGIKAGDVITGVDGEDVNSTDELREIIGAMEEGDRAEISYLRDKRERTVTVEIAEHEPEIHTFSAPRIRIPSPGSKSYGLRWFGDDDFDIHFDDQRSEIDKLRKEIKKLQEEISKIKEKLE, encoded by the coding sequence ATGAAGCGGAGGTCAATTCAAGCCCTCATACTTTTGTCTTTCTTCTCAATAGTTCTATTTACCGCAAACATATCTTTTGCCGGGGATAAGGCAAAATATGGCCCGTGGATAGGCGTTTACGTCCAGCAGATAGATGAAGATATGGAGGAGGCATTTAACCTTTCTCGCAGCGATGGAATTGTTATAGTCGATGTTTTGGACGGTTCGCCGGCCGAAGAAGCAGGACTACGCAAAAGGGACATTATAGTCAATTTTAATGGGAAGAATATTGATGGATCAACTCCGCTTCGGGATTTTGTGTTGGATACGGAAGCGGGAGATGAAGTTGACGTCGTTTATGTGAGAAATGGTAAGGAAAAAACAGCCGTTGTTAAAATCGGGAATCGGCCCAAATCGTCGGCTCCCGGAGAATCAATCATCGGATATAAGGGTCCTGGCAATTACGCCTATTCATTCATTTCTGAGCCGTCCGGCTATATCGGCGTCGGCATTATGGATCTCAATGATCAATTGGGGGAATATTTTGGAGTTGAGGACGGTGAAGGAGTGTTGGTTACCGAAGTCCAGGATGATTCTCCGGCGCAAGTGGCGGGAATCAAGGCGGGGGATGTGATTACCGGAGTTGACGGTGAAGATGTCAATTCGACCGATGAACTGCGGGAAATTATCGGAGCTATGGAAGAAGGTGACCGGGCGGAGATTAGTTATTTGCGGGACAAAAGGGAACGAACGGTGACGGTTGAGATCGCGGAGCATGAGCCTGAAATTCATACGTTTTCGGCGCCTCGTATCAGGATCCCCTCACCGGGTTCAAAAAGCTATGGATTACGTTGGTTTGGCGACGACGACTTCGATATTCATTTTGATGATCAACGATCGGAGATCGATAAACTCCGCAAGGAAATAAAGAAACTTCAGGAAGAGATAAGCAAGATCAAAGAAAAGCTTGAATAA
- a CDS encoding biotin--[acetyl-CoA-carboxylase] ligase — protein sequence MNKQNLNDVSDNLVDIIRRRPDYFYTFAYLKRKLEIDEDLLAKAIALLRQTGYRIETRKDTHCAFKSAPDLLLRAEILHGLKTKKMGRNVHAFQSVQSTNIIARQMAETGAVEGTIVVAEEQTRGRGRLGRKWFSSNGKGIYLSIIIYPDIRPTMAPGLSIMTALALADTISDYGAPSVNIKWPNDCLINGRKTVGILTELSAEIGKVHYVIVGVGINVNQQREDFPEDIRKRATSVGAELKRKLSRVELLQNFLYQFEKDYRVYQKSGLKNLRKRIVKYSNLIGSFVSLGQKDEIISGIARDIDTEGRLILELPDGNRKAFNAGEVTVIKE from the coding sequence ATGAATAAGCAAAATCTCAATGATGTGTCGGATAATTTGGTAGATATTATTCGACGCCGACCGGATTATTTTTATACGTTTGCCTATCTAAAAAGGAAGCTCGAAATTGATGAAGATTTACTGGCAAAGGCTATCGCTCTTTTGCGGCAGACGGGATATAGAATAGAAACCCGCAAGGATACGCATTGCGCGTTTAAATCGGCTCCCGATTTGTTGCTCCGGGCGGAGATTCTGCATGGATTGAAGACAAAGAAGATGGGCCGTAATGTTCACGCTTTTCAATCGGTGCAATCGACTAATATAATCGCGCGTCAAATGGCCGAGACCGGGGCGGTCGAGGGAACTATTGTCGTCGCTGAAGAGCAGACTCGCGGCCGGGGACGGCTGGGGAGAAAATGGTTTTCTTCAAACGGGAAAGGTATTTATCTTTCGATAATAATCTATCCCGATATCAGGCCGACGATGGCTCCCGGACTTTCGATTATGACAGCGCTGGCTCTGGCTGATACCATATCGGATTACGGCGCGCCGTCGGTGAATATCAAATGGCCCAATGATTGCCTGATTAACGGACGCAAAACGGTGGGGATACTGACCGAACTTTCGGCCGAGATTGGAAAGGTGCATTATGTTATCGTCGGGGTGGGGATCAACGTCAATCAGCAGCGCGAAGATTTCCCCGAAGATATCAGGAAAAGAGCGACTTCGGTAGGAGCGGAATTGAAACGGAAATTATCCCGGGTAGAGTTGTTACAAAATTTTTTATACCAATTTGAGAAGGATTACCGTGTCTATCAAAAGTCGGGTCTTAAAAATCTGCGGAAGCGAATTGTTAAATATTCTAATCTGATTGGAAGCTTTGTCAGTCTGGGTCAGAAGGACGAAATAATTTCAGGGATTGCTCGCGATATTGATACTGAGGGGCGGTTGATTCTGGAATTACCTGATGGGAACCGAAAAGCGTTTAATGCCGGGGAAGTTACGGTAATTAAGGAATAA
- the nadC gene encoding carboxylating nicotinate-nucleotide diphosphorylase gives MPSREKILLQQVMNALQEDVGAGDITSLATVPESMTGEAEIVAKSDGVIAGLPLCELTFLKVDPQIEFTMLIEDGQKFKKGDRAALLSGRLRSILTGERTALNFLMHLSGVATLTNKMVEVAGPDKVRILDTRKTMPGLRYVEKYAVATGGGENHRYGLYDMVLIKDNHIAAAGSVTEAIAKVREFMASEKFIKIFHTEPSAFEIEVEVESIKQLNEALDAKIERVLLDNKSPEHLKEMAAFAREHENGTGVLLEASGNITLDNVAEVAATGVDYISVGALTHSAPASDFSLKIIIDE, from the coding sequence ATGCCGAGCAGAGAGAAAATTCTTTTGCAACAGGTGATGAATGCTTTGCAGGAGGACGTCGGCGCCGGAGATATTACCAGTTTGGCGACAGTGCCTGAATCGATGACCGGTGAAGCCGAAATTGTCGCTAAGTCCGATGGCGTTATCGCGGGGTTGCCTCTGTGTGAGCTGACTTTTCTAAAAGTCGATCCCCAGATAGAATTTACGATGCTGATAGAAGACGGTCAGAAATTTAAAAAAGGCGACCGGGCGGCGTTGTTGTCGGGGCGTCTGCGCTCGATTTTGACCGGGGAACGGACGGCTCTGAATTTTCTGATGCATCTATCGGGTGTTGCCACGCTTACAAACAAAATGGTTGAGGTTGCGGGTCCGGATAAGGTGCGGATATTGGATACCCGTAAGACCATGCCGGGGTTGCGGTATGTTGAAAAATACGCAGTCGCGACTGGCGGCGGTGAAAATCACCGTTATGGCCTTTATGATATGGTTTTGATAAAAGATAATCATATTGCCGCGGCCGGTTCGGTAACAGAGGCGATAGCGAAGGTCCGCGAATTTATGGCTTCGGAAAAATTTATAAAGATTTTTCATACCGAGCCATCGGCTTTTGAAATCGAGGTCGAGGTTGAAAGTATCAAGCAGCTCAACGAGGCTCTCGACGCTAAAATCGAACGAGTTCTTCTGGATAATAAATCGCCGGAGCATTTGAAAGAGATGGCCGCTTTCGCCCGCGAGCATGAGAACGGTACGGGTGTTTTGCTGGAGGCATCCGGCAACATCACGCTGGACAACGTGGCCGAGGTGGCGGCGACGGGAGTGGATTATATTTCAGTCGGAGCTTTGACCCATTCGGCTCCGGCTTCCGATTTTTCGCTAAAAATTATCATCGATGAATAA